One Bombus fervidus isolate BK054 chromosome 2, iyBomFerv1, whole genome shotgun sequence DNA segment encodes these proteins:
- the LOC139997841 gene encoding transcription initiation factor TFIID subunit 4 isoform X2, whose product MASAKFLEEALSTDVDESAVNAIVGSLETQLVTSTPAVSGHQVSSASVSQQNHQVNSGISNGGTITAIQPQKHGVSNGGGATTVNSLMNQEVTKPITTSTLHPVNVVTSNTVTPQVTTQQQQQQQQHTQSAVPPAAYINQVTTNQATSNQTTNIPSLTKTHEPVKIIYPTVGQVIATTGVANANNKLSFPAQTVGQLANGTLGITSQAVLQTPSNVASNVGSVSETGSQTVANVNKPTGTALVIKTSVAPSGMVSVPMSVPVSVAGNAVSTALQGKAGVTSTIVPSNVQILNVNAMRPGTPVTGQQAGKQVAPRVVIGPHMLGTRPGASGITLQTLHGLQPGTQGHILLKTETGQFQLLRVGPPPTAGTPGGTTVTPNSITGNAVVAAPSPGTTYRLASVPAVSRLNTQFTGPPLATLRKSIQTVAATITTATTTPATVTAAASSTPTPPVTTVQTVHTSAPRQATDNTKEKCRKFLANLLELSSREPKAVERNVRTLIQELIDTKVEPEEFCDRLERLLNASPQPCLIGFLKKSLPLLRQSLVTKELVIEGIKPPPANVVFPVTSTTPVVTQNQLRPTLAVTATTIPLTAVTPTTQVRVMTPLPALPATTTVPRPAQPVQQRLIRPVTTAVRNAAAPYTVKSTAAITGIRPTVPTVQKPPITTTVVKTVPTIAQGKTVNTATTVNKAIVPSFVPKPVTKEKEKKTFSSAGYTGDDDINDVAAMGGVNLAEESQRILGSTEFVGTQIRSCKDEVFLHMTPLQQRIKQIVSNYGLEEPNQEVAALISHAAQERLKNLVEKLAVIAEHRADLIKVDPRYEVTQDVRAQLKFLEDLDKVERRRHEEQEREILLRAAKSRAKTEDPEQAKLKAKAKEMQRAEMEELRQREANLTALRAIGPRKKPRLDIGVSVNSPGSNSGLNASATGINRQMPMKPRLKKVNFRDLLFLLEQEKETCRSTMLYKSYLK is encoded by the exons ATGGCGTCAGCTAAGTTTCTGGAGGAAGCTCTGAGCACGGACGTCGATGAATCTGCAGTAAACGCAATAGTAGGCTCCCTTGAAACACAATTAGTAACATCGACGCCAGCTGTTTCTGGTCATCAAGTAAGTTCTGCATCAGTTAGCCAGCAGAATCATCAAGTGAACAGTGGTATTTCCAACGGGGGCACCATCACCGCGATACAACCACAGAAACATGGGGTTTCAAACGGCGGCGGTGCTACTACAGTAAATAGTCTGATGAATCAAGAAGTTACGAAGCCTATTACCACAAGTACTCTTCACCCTGTAAATGTGGTTACCTCAAACACTGTGACGCCGCAGGTTACTACacaacagcagcaacagcagcaacagcatACACAGTCAGCAGTCCCCCCTGCTGCTTATATCAATCAAGTTACTACAAATCAGGCGACCAGCAATCAAACGACAAATATACCAAGCCTTACCAAAACACATGAACCtgtcaaaataatttatcctACCGTTGGTCAAGTAATAGCGACCACAGGAGTGGCTAATGCAAAtaataaactttcttttcctgCACAAACTGTTGGACAATTGGCCAATGGTACTTTGGGAATAACTTCACAGGCAGTGTTACAGACACCATCAAATGTTGCTTCGAATGTTGGTTCTGTTAGTGAAACAGGCAGTCAAACAGTTGCTAATGTAAATAAGCCGACAGGTACAGCTTTGGTGATAAAGACTAGTGTAGCACCAAGTGGCATGGTTTCCGTTCCGATGTCTGTTCCTGTTTCTGTGGCTGGCAATGCAGTCAGCACAGCACTACAGGGTAAAGCTGGAGTTACATCTACGATAGTACCCAGCAATGTGCAAATTCTTAATGTTAATGCAATGCGTCCTGGCACACCCGTGACAGGACAACAAGCAGGCAAGCAAGTTGCACCTAGAGTAGTGATTGGTCCACACATGCTTGGAACAAGACCTGGAGCTTCAGGG ataacATTGCAAACATTACATGGTCTTCAACCTGGAACTCAGggtcatatactattaaaaACAGAAACTGGACAGTTTCAATTACTAAGGGTAGGGCCACCTCCAACAGCAGGTACACCTGGTGGTACTACAGTTACACCAAATAGTATAACAGGAAATGCAGTGGTTGCTGCACCATCTCCAGGCACTACCTATCGCTTAGCCTCAGTGCCGGCTGTAAGTAGGCTGAACACACAGTTCACTGGCCCACCACTCGCCACGTTAAGAAAATCTATTCAG ACTGTGGCTGCAACTATTACAACAGCAACTACAACTCCAGCAACAGTAACTGCTGCTGCTTCAAGTACTCCTACTCCACCTGTTACTACTGTTCAAACAGTTCATACATCTGCACca cgTCAAGCTACAGATAATACCAAAGAAAAGTGCCGTAAATTTTTAGCAAACTTGTTAGAGTTGTCTAGTCGTGAACCTAAAGCGGTGGAACGAAATGTTCGGACTTTAATACAAGAGTTAATTGATACTAAAGTTGAACCTGAAGAGTTCTGTGATAGGCTTGAACGATTATTAAATGCATCACCACAACCATGTCTGATTGGATTTCTCAAGAAAAGTTTGCCACTTTTACGTCAATCTCTCGTTACAAAAGAATTGGTCATAGAGGGAATAAAACCCCCTCCAGCCAATGTTGTTTTTCCTGTAACATCTACCACTCCTGTAGTAACACAG AATCAGCTTCGACCAACTCTTGCTGTGACAGCTACAACAATTCCTCTAACAGCAGTTACTCCAACTACACAAGTAAGAGTAATGACTCCATTACCTGCATTACCTGCTACAACTACAGTCCCACGACCTGCTCAGCCAGTTCAACAAAGGCTG ATACGACCTGTCACAACAGCAGTTCGTAATGCTGCTGCACCATATACTGTGAAATCAACGGCGGCGATAACTGGGATTCGACCTACTGTGCCTACAGTTCAAAAACCACCTATTACCACAACTGTTGTTAAAACAGTTCCAACCATAGCGCAAGGCAAAACAGTCAACACAGCCACTACTGTTAATAAAGCCATAGTGCCTTCTTTTGTTCCAAAGCCAGTtactaaagaaaaagaaaaaaagacattTTCGTCTGCAGGATACAC GGGAGATGACGATATCAATGATGTCGCAGCTATGGGTGGTGTTAATCTCGCTGAAGAATCGCAAAGGATTCTTGGTTCTACAGAATTTGTTGGAACACAAATCAGATCCTGTAAAGATGAAGTATTCTTACATATGACACCATTACAGCAAAGAATAAAACAAATCG tttccAATTATGGATTAGAAGAACCTAATCAAGAAGTTGCGGCGTTAATATCTCACGCTGCACAAGAAAGGTTAAAAAATTTAGTAGAAAAATTAGCAGTGATAGCAGAACATAGAGCCGATTTGATAAAG GTGGACCCACGTTACGAAGTAACACAGGATGTTAGGgcacaattaaaatttttagaagATTTGGATAAAGTGGAACGTAGAAGACACGAAGAACAAGAGAGAGAAATACTTTTACGTGCGGCAAAAAGTCGTGCAAAAACTGAAGATCCAGAACAAGCCAAGTTAAAAGCAAAAGCTAAAGAG ATGCAACGTGCGGAAATGGAGGAATTAAGGCAAAGGGAAGCAAACTTGACAGCTTTGAGAGCAATTGGTCCGCGTAAAAAGCCTAGACTTGACATAGGGGTGTCTGTCAATAGTCCTGGTAGTAATTCTGGTTTGAACgcttcagcgactgggattaaTAGACAAATGCCAATGAAACCACGTTTAAAGAAAGTGAATTTCAGAGACTTATTGTTCCTTCTtgaacaagaaaaagaaacgtgtAGGAGCACAATGCTATATAAATCATACTTGAAGTGA
- the LOC139997841 gene encoding transcription initiation factor TFIID subunit 4 isoform X1, producing MASAKFLEEALSTDVDESAVNAIVGSLETQLVTSTPAVSGHQVSSASVSQQNHQVNSGISNGGTITAIQPQKHGVSNGGGATTVNSLMNQEVTKPITTSTLHPVNVVTSNTVTPQVTTQQQQQQQQHTQSAVPPAAYINQVTTNQATSNQTTNIPSLTKTHEPVKIIYPTVGQVIATTGVANANNKLSFPAQTVGQLANGTLGITSQAVLQTPSNVASNVGSVSETGSQTVANVNKPTGTALVIKTSVAPSGMVSVPMSVPVSVAGNAVSTALQGKAGVTSTIVPSNVQILNVNAMRPGTPVTGQQAGKQVAPRVVIGPHMLGTRPGASGITLQTLHGLQPGTQGHILLKTETGQFQLLRVGPPPTAGTPGGTTVTPNSITGNAVVAAPSPGTTYRLASVPAVSRLNTQFTGPPLATLRKSIQTVAATITTATTTPATVTAAASSTPTPPVTTVQTVHTSAPRQATDNTKEKCRKFLANLLELSSREPKAVERNVRTLIQELIDTKVEPEEFCDRLERLLNASPQPCLIGFLKKSLPLLRQSLVTKELVIEGIKPPPANVVFPVTSTTPVVTQQNQLRPTLAVTATTIPLTAVTPTTQVRVMTPLPALPATTTVPRPAQPVQQRLIRPVTTAVRNAAAPYTVKSTAAITGIRPTVPTVQKPPITTTVVKTVPTIAQGKTVNTATTVNKAIVPSFVPKPVTKEKEKKTFSSAGYTGDDDINDVAAMGGVNLAEESQRILGSTEFVGTQIRSCKDEVFLHMTPLQQRIKQIVSNYGLEEPNQEVAALISHAAQERLKNLVEKLAVIAEHRADLIKVDPRYEVTQDVRAQLKFLEDLDKVERRRHEEQEREILLRAAKSRAKTEDPEQAKLKAKAKEMQRAEMEELRQREANLTALRAIGPRKKPRLDIGVSVNSPGSNSGLNASATGINRQMPMKPRLKKVNFRDLLFLLEQEKETCRSTMLYKSYLK from the exons ATGGCGTCAGCTAAGTTTCTGGAGGAAGCTCTGAGCACGGACGTCGATGAATCTGCAGTAAACGCAATAGTAGGCTCCCTTGAAACACAATTAGTAACATCGACGCCAGCTGTTTCTGGTCATCAAGTAAGTTCTGCATCAGTTAGCCAGCAGAATCATCAAGTGAACAGTGGTATTTCCAACGGGGGCACCATCACCGCGATACAACCACAGAAACATGGGGTTTCAAACGGCGGCGGTGCTACTACAGTAAATAGTCTGATGAATCAAGAAGTTACGAAGCCTATTACCACAAGTACTCTTCACCCTGTAAATGTGGTTACCTCAAACACTGTGACGCCGCAGGTTACTACacaacagcagcaacagcagcaacagcatACACAGTCAGCAGTCCCCCCTGCTGCTTATATCAATCAAGTTACTACAAATCAGGCGACCAGCAATCAAACGACAAATATACCAAGCCTTACCAAAACACATGAACCtgtcaaaataatttatcctACCGTTGGTCAAGTAATAGCGACCACAGGAGTGGCTAATGCAAAtaataaactttcttttcctgCACAAACTGTTGGACAATTGGCCAATGGTACTTTGGGAATAACTTCACAGGCAGTGTTACAGACACCATCAAATGTTGCTTCGAATGTTGGTTCTGTTAGTGAAACAGGCAGTCAAACAGTTGCTAATGTAAATAAGCCGACAGGTACAGCTTTGGTGATAAAGACTAGTGTAGCACCAAGTGGCATGGTTTCCGTTCCGATGTCTGTTCCTGTTTCTGTGGCTGGCAATGCAGTCAGCACAGCACTACAGGGTAAAGCTGGAGTTACATCTACGATAGTACCCAGCAATGTGCAAATTCTTAATGTTAATGCAATGCGTCCTGGCACACCCGTGACAGGACAACAAGCAGGCAAGCAAGTTGCACCTAGAGTAGTGATTGGTCCACACATGCTTGGAACAAGACCTGGAGCTTCAGGG ataacATTGCAAACATTACATGGTCTTCAACCTGGAACTCAGggtcatatactattaaaaACAGAAACTGGACAGTTTCAATTACTAAGGGTAGGGCCACCTCCAACAGCAGGTACACCTGGTGGTACTACAGTTACACCAAATAGTATAACAGGAAATGCAGTGGTTGCTGCACCATCTCCAGGCACTACCTATCGCTTAGCCTCAGTGCCGGCTGTAAGTAGGCTGAACACACAGTTCACTGGCCCACCACTCGCCACGTTAAGAAAATCTATTCAG ACTGTGGCTGCAACTATTACAACAGCAACTACAACTCCAGCAACAGTAACTGCTGCTGCTTCAAGTACTCCTACTCCACCTGTTACTACTGTTCAAACAGTTCATACATCTGCACca cgTCAAGCTACAGATAATACCAAAGAAAAGTGCCGTAAATTTTTAGCAAACTTGTTAGAGTTGTCTAGTCGTGAACCTAAAGCGGTGGAACGAAATGTTCGGACTTTAATACAAGAGTTAATTGATACTAAAGTTGAACCTGAAGAGTTCTGTGATAGGCTTGAACGATTATTAAATGCATCACCACAACCATGTCTGATTGGATTTCTCAAGAAAAGTTTGCCACTTTTACGTCAATCTCTCGTTACAAAAGAATTGGTCATAGAGGGAATAAAACCCCCTCCAGCCAATGTTGTTTTTCCTGTAACATCTACCACTCCTGTAGTAACACAG cAGAATCAGCTTCGACCAACTCTTGCTGTGACAGCTACAACAATTCCTCTAACAGCAGTTACTCCAACTACACAAGTAAGAGTAATGACTCCATTACCTGCATTACCTGCTACAACTACAGTCCCACGACCTGCTCAGCCAGTTCAACAAAGGCTG ATACGACCTGTCACAACAGCAGTTCGTAATGCTGCTGCACCATATACTGTGAAATCAACGGCGGCGATAACTGGGATTCGACCTACTGTGCCTACAGTTCAAAAACCACCTATTACCACAACTGTTGTTAAAACAGTTCCAACCATAGCGCAAGGCAAAACAGTCAACACAGCCACTACTGTTAATAAAGCCATAGTGCCTTCTTTTGTTCCAAAGCCAGTtactaaagaaaaagaaaaaaagacattTTCGTCTGCAGGATACAC GGGAGATGACGATATCAATGATGTCGCAGCTATGGGTGGTGTTAATCTCGCTGAAGAATCGCAAAGGATTCTTGGTTCTACAGAATTTGTTGGAACACAAATCAGATCCTGTAAAGATGAAGTATTCTTACATATGACACCATTACAGCAAAGAATAAAACAAATCG tttccAATTATGGATTAGAAGAACCTAATCAAGAAGTTGCGGCGTTAATATCTCACGCTGCACAAGAAAGGTTAAAAAATTTAGTAGAAAAATTAGCAGTGATAGCAGAACATAGAGCCGATTTGATAAAG GTGGACCCACGTTACGAAGTAACACAGGATGTTAGGgcacaattaaaatttttagaagATTTGGATAAAGTGGAACGTAGAAGACACGAAGAACAAGAGAGAGAAATACTTTTACGTGCGGCAAAAAGTCGTGCAAAAACTGAAGATCCAGAACAAGCCAAGTTAAAAGCAAAAGCTAAAGAG ATGCAACGTGCGGAAATGGAGGAATTAAGGCAAAGGGAAGCAAACTTGACAGCTTTGAGAGCAATTGGTCCGCGTAAAAAGCCTAGACTTGACATAGGGGTGTCTGTCAATAGTCCTGGTAGTAATTCTGGTTTGAACgcttcagcgactgggattaaTAGACAAATGCCAATGAAACCACGTTTAAAGAAAGTGAATTTCAGAGACTTATTGTTCCTTCTtgaacaagaaaaagaaacgtgtAGGAGCACAATGCTATATAAATCATACTTGAAGTGA
- the LOC139997841 gene encoding transcription initiation factor TFIID subunit 4 isoform X3: protein MASAKFLEEALSTDVDESAVNAIVGSLETQLVTSTPAVSGHQVSSASVSQQNHQVNSGISNGGTITAIQPQKHGVSNGGGATTVNSLMNQEVTKPITTSTLHPVNVVTSNTVTPQVTTQQQQQQQQHTQSAVPPAAYINQVTTNQATSNQTTNIPSLTKTHEPVKIIYPTVGQVIATTGVANANNKLSFPAQTVGQLANGTLGITSQAVLQTPSNVASNVGSVSETGSQTVANVNKPTGTALVIKTSVAPSGMVSVPMSVPVSVAGNAVSTALQGKAGVTSTIVPSNVQILNVNAMRPGTPVTGQQAGKQVAPRVVIGPHMLGTRPGASGITLQTLHGLQPGTQGHILLKTETGQFQLLRVGPPPTAGTPGGTTVTPNSITGNAVVAAPSPGTTYRLASVPATVAATITTATTTPATVTAAASSTPTPPVTTVQTVHTSAPRQATDNTKEKCRKFLANLLELSSREPKAVERNVRTLIQELIDTKVEPEEFCDRLERLLNASPQPCLIGFLKKSLPLLRQSLVTKELVIEGIKPPPANVVFPVTSTTPVVTQQNQLRPTLAVTATTIPLTAVTPTTQVRVMTPLPALPATTTVPRPAQPVQQRLIRPVTTAVRNAAAPYTVKSTAAITGIRPTVPTVQKPPITTTVVKTVPTIAQGKTVNTATTVNKAIVPSFVPKPVTKEKEKKTFSSAGYTGDDDINDVAAMGGVNLAEESQRILGSTEFVGTQIRSCKDEVFLHMTPLQQRIKQIVSNYGLEEPNQEVAALISHAAQERLKNLVEKLAVIAEHRADLIKVDPRYEVTQDVRAQLKFLEDLDKVERRRHEEQEREILLRAAKSRAKTEDPEQAKLKAKAKEMQRAEMEELRQREANLTALRAIGPRKKPRLDIGVSVNSPGSNSGLNASATGINRQMPMKPRLKKVNFRDLLFLLEQEKETCRSTMLYKSYLK from the exons ATGGCGTCAGCTAAGTTTCTGGAGGAAGCTCTGAGCACGGACGTCGATGAATCTGCAGTAAACGCAATAGTAGGCTCCCTTGAAACACAATTAGTAACATCGACGCCAGCTGTTTCTGGTCATCAAGTAAGTTCTGCATCAGTTAGCCAGCAGAATCATCAAGTGAACAGTGGTATTTCCAACGGGGGCACCATCACCGCGATACAACCACAGAAACATGGGGTTTCAAACGGCGGCGGTGCTACTACAGTAAATAGTCTGATGAATCAAGAAGTTACGAAGCCTATTACCACAAGTACTCTTCACCCTGTAAATGTGGTTACCTCAAACACTGTGACGCCGCAGGTTACTACacaacagcagcaacagcagcaacagcatACACAGTCAGCAGTCCCCCCTGCTGCTTATATCAATCAAGTTACTACAAATCAGGCGACCAGCAATCAAACGACAAATATACCAAGCCTTACCAAAACACATGAACCtgtcaaaataatttatcctACCGTTGGTCAAGTAATAGCGACCACAGGAGTGGCTAATGCAAAtaataaactttcttttcctgCACAAACTGTTGGACAATTGGCCAATGGTACTTTGGGAATAACTTCACAGGCAGTGTTACAGACACCATCAAATGTTGCTTCGAATGTTGGTTCTGTTAGTGAAACAGGCAGTCAAACAGTTGCTAATGTAAATAAGCCGACAGGTACAGCTTTGGTGATAAAGACTAGTGTAGCACCAAGTGGCATGGTTTCCGTTCCGATGTCTGTTCCTGTTTCTGTGGCTGGCAATGCAGTCAGCACAGCACTACAGGGTAAAGCTGGAGTTACATCTACGATAGTACCCAGCAATGTGCAAATTCTTAATGTTAATGCAATGCGTCCTGGCACACCCGTGACAGGACAACAAGCAGGCAAGCAAGTTGCACCTAGAGTAGTGATTGGTCCACACATGCTTGGAACAAGACCTGGAGCTTCAGGG ataacATTGCAAACATTACATGGTCTTCAACCTGGAACTCAGggtcatatactattaaaaACAGAAACTGGACAGTTTCAATTACTAAGGGTAGGGCCACCTCCAACAGCAGGTACACCTGGTGGTACTACAGTTACACCAAATAGTATAACAGGAAATGCAGTGGTTGCTGCACCATCTCCAGGCACTACCTATCGCTTAGCCTCAGTGCCGGCT ACTGTGGCTGCAACTATTACAACAGCAACTACAACTCCAGCAACAGTAACTGCTGCTGCTTCAAGTACTCCTACTCCACCTGTTACTACTGTTCAAACAGTTCATACATCTGCACca cgTCAAGCTACAGATAATACCAAAGAAAAGTGCCGTAAATTTTTAGCAAACTTGTTAGAGTTGTCTAGTCGTGAACCTAAAGCGGTGGAACGAAATGTTCGGACTTTAATACAAGAGTTAATTGATACTAAAGTTGAACCTGAAGAGTTCTGTGATAGGCTTGAACGATTATTAAATGCATCACCACAACCATGTCTGATTGGATTTCTCAAGAAAAGTTTGCCACTTTTACGTCAATCTCTCGTTACAAAAGAATTGGTCATAGAGGGAATAAAACCCCCTCCAGCCAATGTTGTTTTTCCTGTAACATCTACCACTCCTGTAGTAACACAG cAGAATCAGCTTCGACCAACTCTTGCTGTGACAGCTACAACAATTCCTCTAACAGCAGTTACTCCAACTACACAAGTAAGAGTAATGACTCCATTACCTGCATTACCTGCTACAACTACAGTCCCACGACCTGCTCAGCCAGTTCAACAAAGGCTG ATACGACCTGTCACAACAGCAGTTCGTAATGCTGCTGCACCATATACTGTGAAATCAACGGCGGCGATAACTGGGATTCGACCTACTGTGCCTACAGTTCAAAAACCACCTATTACCACAACTGTTGTTAAAACAGTTCCAACCATAGCGCAAGGCAAAACAGTCAACACAGCCACTACTGTTAATAAAGCCATAGTGCCTTCTTTTGTTCCAAAGCCAGTtactaaagaaaaagaaaaaaagacattTTCGTCTGCAGGATACAC GGGAGATGACGATATCAATGATGTCGCAGCTATGGGTGGTGTTAATCTCGCTGAAGAATCGCAAAGGATTCTTGGTTCTACAGAATTTGTTGGAACACAAATCAGATCCTGTAAAGATGAAGTATTCTTACATATGACACCATTACAGCAAAGAATAAAACAAATCG tttccAATTATGGATTAGAAGAACCTAATCAAGAAGTTGCGGCGTTAATATCTCACGCTGCACAAGAAAGGTTAAAAAATTTAGTAGAAAAATTAGCAGTGATAGCAGAACATAGAGCCGATTTGATAAAG GTGGACCCACGTTACGAAGTAACACAGGATGTTAGGgcacaattaaaatttttagaagATTTGGATAAAGTGGAACGTAGAAGACACGAAGAACAAGAGAGAGAAATACTTTTACGTGCGGCAAAAAGTCGTGCAAAAACTGAAGATCCAGAACAAGCCAAGTTAAAAGCAAAAGCTAAAGAG ATGCAACGTGCGGAAATGGAGGAATTAAGGCAAAGGGAAGCAAACTTGACAGCTTTGAGAGCAATTGGTCCGCGTAAAAAGCCTAGACTTGACATAGGGGTGTCTGTCAATAGTCCTGGTAGTAATTCTGGTTTGAACgcttcagcgactgggattaaTAGACAAATGCCAATGAAACCACGTTTAAAGAAAGTGAATTTCAGAGACTTATTGTTCCTTCTtgaacaagaaaaagaaacgtgtAGGAGCACAATGCTATATAAATCATACTTGAAGTGA